From the genome of Clostridium sp. BNL1100, one region includes:
- a CDS encoding trypsin-like peptidase domain-containing protein: MKRNNLAKCAVLVFVSILCTANTFAAGTTLRINGQELSSGIKTIEGKQYISVDALSSHLEGVSITQGNSSVEINSSDRISNVVSKVSPSVVGIIGKLKESSYEYDETSDNIIFGTGVIYRSNGYIITNAHVVKDMESIVVVLSNSKAYKARLKAIDEDLDLAEIKIDKGGLQPATFGDISKVAVGDEVVAIGTPLSFGLRNSATRGIISGMNRSENRQYRFLQTDAAINSGNSGGPLVNLKGEVVGINSWVYAGIGVQGMGFSIPVDTVKYAIDQFEKFGKIRRPYLGLVFSDSITSIYGLPNTASGVTVKSIEKNAPAQKYNIKVDDRLISINGVKVNSTTDYNEELKNYLPGDIAEFKLQRDNREINITVTFGEK; the protein is encoded by the coding sequence ATGAAAAGGAATAATTTAGCAAAATGTGCAGTTCTAGTTTTTGTTTCCATTTTATGCACTGCAAATACCTTTGCAGCCGGAACTACACTTAGGATAAACGGACAGGAACTATCGAGCGGAATAAAGACAATAGAGGGTAAGCAGTATATATCCGTTGATGCATTGTCATCCCATCTGGAAGGTGTTTCAATTACACAGGGGAACAGTTCCGTCGAAATAAATTCTTCGGACAGGATTTCAAATGTAGTATCAAAAGTAAGCCCTTCCGTAGTCGGAATTATAGGTAAATTGAAAGAAAGCAGTTACGAATATGATGAAACTTCAGACAACATCATATTCGGCACAGGAGTTATATATCGCAGTAACGGTTACATAATAACAAATGCCCATGTTGTAAAAGATATGGAGAGCATTGTTGTAGTACTTTCAAACAGTAAAGCATACAAGGCAAGGCTGAAAGCTATTGATGAGGATCTTGATCTGGCAGAGATAAAAATTGATAAAGGCGGTCTCCAACCTGCAACATTTGGGGACATTTCAAAAGTAGCTGTAGGAGATGAGGTTGTAGCAATAGGAACACCATTGTCCTTTGGTCTGAGAAATTCCGCTACAAGGGGAATAATCAGCGGGATGAACAGGTCTGAAAACAGACAGTATAGATTTCTACAGACAGACGCTGCTATTAATTCGGGAAACAGCGGGGGTCCGTTGGTTAATTTAAAAGGCGAGGTAGTAGGAATAAATTCATGGGTTTATGCTGGAATAGGTGTACAGGGTATGGGATTTTCAATACCTGTAGATACAGTTAAATATGCCATAGACCAGTTTGAAAAGTTTGGGAAAATCAGACGCCCTTATTTAGGCTTGGTTTTTTCCGACAGTATAACATCAATATACGGCTTACCGAATACTGCATCGGGAGTAACTGTAAAATCAATTGAAAAAAACGCTCCTGCTCAAAAATACAATATCAAAGTTGATGATAGACTGATTTCCATTAACGGTGTTAAGGTCAACTCAACCACAGACTACAATGAAGAATTAAAGAATTATCTGCCCGGCGACATTGCTGAATTTAAACTACAGCGTGACAATAGGGAAATAAATATAACTGTTACTTTTGGGGAGAAATAA
- a CDS encoding copper amine oxidase N-terminal domain-containing protein, whose amino-acid sequence MKKKKYISILIVLAILLASISGTYASDDDRTVIELRAGTNQVCVDGNYFNIAESTYVIDGTFLVPMEWFADTIGAEVTKTSEGERIIYGGNTAEITIGQTLYTSNYEKKTMSVAPQQKNNSTMVPVDFITSNFPVTVTNDVDRGTVKIVLEDDGSLSDLSFLTGGISTPKIGNSYFGWSLSVPSGSRVISNSFKSDSIQLTNEGRGLYFEIKVEPKNGRTLSQYSNTFKLENSTEESNLNLKAKVPYFECSGTSEYDEPTRTRIYDKGQYFYCLTIGCYDGSVSSKHLMSDKYYSDIINSFSLEYKGNVKGIQDLSKVVNGKVSYYNYISFSSRNKYLSWSMDIPANWNNLQISSNQLTTFLGLDTKHFVQIAVNILEEKTLGQYVENVKKGYDKNFSSKAYTFVSAGERTLAGETAKNLKFKIKQGGKSYVIDEYYLQKGSFVYEISVKLPENEYSKAKNEYLNTVDKISLFSENGDKLVDEISDFNASKEEDRVSPNDKPFNYVNKAYKWNLKIPGYWTDSSMFNTIQFSNPNSNAFIMIEATQNTPETKNLPDKEKFFLSSIMSMPGYKLTSKSTTSDKGTKVSNYTYRAEDEEQDLYGTVQIHIFEKGSYSYLFMSFMPDLTATDKAVKEINDIWKSFTITK is encoded by the coding sequence ATGAAAAAAAAGAAATATATAAGTATACTCATTGTTTTAGCAATTCTTTTGGCAAGCATTTCAGGTACATATGCATCTGATGATGACAGGACGGTAATTGAACTCCGGGCAGGTACCAATCAGGTTTGTGTAGATGGAAATTATTTCAATATAGCTGAATCAACGTATGTTATTGACGGTACTTTTTTAGTACCTATGGAGTGGTTTGCCGATACAATAGGTGCCGAGGTAACTAAAACCTCTGAGGGTGAACGAATCATTTACGGCGGAAATACAGCTGAAATAACTATAGGTCAAACTTTATACACATCAAATTATGAAAAAAAGACCATGTCAGTTGCTCCTCAACAAAAAAACAACAGTACAATGGTTCCTGTGGATTTTATAACATCAAATTTCCCTGTGACTGTCACAAACGATGTTGATAGAGGAACAGTAAAAATTGTTCTGGAAGACGATGGTTCATTAAGTGATTTATCATTTCTTACAGGTGGTATTAGTACCCCTAAAATCGGTAATAGTTATTTTGGATGGAGTCTCAGTGTACCTTCCGGTTCAAGAGTTATATCCAACAGTTTCAAGTCCGACTCTATTCAGTTGACAAACGAGGGTAGAGGGTTGTATTTTGAAATTAAGGTTGAACCCAAAAATGGCAGAACACTATCACAATATTCAAATACATTTAAGCTTGAGAATAGTACAGAAGAATCTAATTTAAATCTAAAGGCAAAAGTCCCGTACTTCGAGTGTTCAGGTACATCAGAATACGATGAACCCACAAGAACAAGGATTTACGATAAGGGTCAGTATTTTTATTGTTTGACAATTGGCTGCTACGACGGGAGTGTATCTTCCAAGCATCTGATGTCCGACAAGTATTACTCAGACATTATAAACTCCTTTAGCCTTGAATACAAAGGCAATGTAAAAGGAATACAGGATCTTTCAAAAGTAGTTAACGGTAAGGTGAGCTATTATAACTATATTTCATTTTCATCCCGTAATAAGTACCTTTCATGGTCTATGGATATTCCTGCAAACTGGAACAATCTTCAAATTTCTAGTAATCAGTTAACAACTTTTCTAGGACTTGATACAAAACACTTTGTTCAAATTGCTGTAAACATTTTGGAAGAAAAAACTCTGGGACAATATGTAGAAAATGTTAAAAAAGGTTATGACAAAAACTTTAGTTCAAAGGCATATACCTTTGTCAGTGCCGGAGAAAGAACTTTAGCCGGAGAAACCGCTAAAAACCTTAAGTTCAAGATAAAACAGGGTGGAAAAAGTTACGTTATTGATGAATATTACTTACAGAAAGGTTCATTTGTTTATGAAATCTCAGTAAAGCTTCCTGAAAATGAATATTCCAAAGCAAAAAATGAATATCTGAATACGGTTGATAAAATATCATTATTTAGTGAAAATGGGGATAAGCTGGTTGACGAAATAAGTGATTTTAACGCCTCAAAGGAAGAGGACAGAGTATCTCCAAATGATAAACCGTTCAATTACGTAAATAAAGCCTATAAATGGAATTTGAAAATACCGGGCTATTGGACGGATTCCAGTATGTTTAACACTATACAATTCAGCAATCCCAATTCAAACGCTTTTATAATGATTGAAGCTACACAGAATACTCCTGAAACCAAAAACCTTCCGGATAAGGAAAAGTTTTTTCTTAGCTCGATTATGTCTATGCCTGGTTATAAACTTACCTCAAAAAGTACTACTTCGGACAAGGGAACAAAAGTCAGTAACTATACGTACCGGGCAGAAGATGAAGAACAGGATTTATACGGGACTGTACAAATCCACATTTTTGAAAAAGGAAGCTATTCATATTTATTTATGAGTTTCATGCCTGATTTGACTGCAACTGATAAGGCAGTCAAGGAGATTAATGATATCTGGAAGTCATTTACAATCACGAAATAA
- a CDS encoding mannose-1-phosphate guanyltransferase: protein MKAVIMAGGEGSRLRPLTCNRPKPMVPIANKPVMEHIIELLKKYGIRDIAVTLQYMPEKIKDYFGDGREYGVNLKYFTEDVPLGTAGSVKNAEEFLDETFIVISGDALTDINLQEALEFHKKNRSIATLVLKKVECPIEYGVVVTAADGKIRRFLEKPSWGEVFSDTVNTGIYVLSPEVLKYFEKGIVFDFSKDLFPILLKKEEPLYGFVTQDYWCDIGDLDAYVGVHTDILDKKVNISINAREIRQGVWASEGVAISKEAVIKPPVLIGKNSVIKDGSVLGRYTVIGEECHIGEGSTTKRSILWNSCILKNNVELRGSVLCSSVKCREKTAAFEGTVVGENCILGENSLIKPGIKIWPEKHIDMGTEVCTNIVWGSRYSKNLFGSRGISGEINVDITPEFASRMAAAYGAVCKKGSGLAISCEEVDALKMVKNACVSGVLSAGAEAYDLGTSLLPVTRSAIRYYNLAGGIHISEGNKKGKIIIDILDNKGRNISRNEERKIENCYIREDFTRCEADEIKAVINVPDHKVFYIRSILNHTISENHDLKIALIAPSGDLKNIVSAVLNELNCRYEFVNTKEAHDKRKSLFSDLKTLSQVVRRGGFDVGVYFANSYDKIFLIDTKGRIIADDLYMALISYIHLKSKAGNKVIVPLNASTVIEKMAGENKERVIRTKTSAKELMNRILDDEFDESMLDFFAMNFDPIEAFIRIIDYMALSNTNLAKIMDSIPDFHIIKKEVKCSWSAKGKVIRAIIEENSDSVETIEGVKVVGDKGWVLVLPDAEKPVCKVIGEGYTQEFAHELTDVFVDKVKTISQNKIT, encoded by the coding sequence ATGAAAGCTGTGATTATGGCAGGTGGAGAGGGATCACGTCTAAGACCGCTGACCTGTAATAGGCCAAAACCTATGGTGCCAATTGCCAACAAGCCTGTAATGGAGCATATTATTGAGCTTTTGAAAAAATATGGGATCAGGGATATTGCGGTAACCTTGCAGTATATGCCGGAAAAAATAAAAGATTATTTTGGCGATGGAAGAGAGTACGGAGTCAACCTTAAATATTTTACAGAAGATGTTCCCCTTGGCACTGCCGGAAGCGTCAAAAATGCCGAGGAATTTTTGGATGAGACATTTATAGTTATAAGCGGGGACGCTCTGACAGATATTAATTTGCAAGAGGCTCTTGAGTTTCATAAAAAGAACAGGTCTATTGCGACACTGGTTTTGAAGAAAGTTGAGTGTCCTATAGAATACGGAGTTGTTGTAACAGCTGCAGACGGAAAAATTAGAAGATTCCTTGAAAAGCCAAGCTGGGGAGAGGTTTTCAGTGATACTGTAAACACCGGTATTTATGTCTTGTCCCCTGAGGTACTTAAATATTTCGAAAAGGGAATTGTTTTTGATTTCAGTAAGGATTTATTCCCAATCCTTTTGAAAAAAGAAGAGCCACTGTATGGTTTTGTAACTCAAGACTACTGGTGTGATATCGGCGATTTGGATGCCTACGTTGGAGTACACACCGATATTCTTGATAAAAAGGTTAACATAAGCATTAATGCCCGGGAAATCAGACAGGGGGTTTGGGCCTCGGAAGGAGTAGCAATATCAAAAGAAGCTGTAATCAAGCCTCCCGTGTTAATAGGTAAAAATTCTGTTATAAAGGATGGCAGTGTACTGGGACGCTATACTGTCATAGGTGAGGAATGTCATATTGGTGAAGGCAGTACCACCAAAAGGAGTATCTTATGGAATAGCTGTATTTTGAAGAATAATGTTGAGCTAAGAGGAAGCGTACTTTGCAGTAGTGTTAAATGCAGGGAAAAAACAGCGGCTTTTGAAGGAACGGTTGTCGGTGAAAATTGTATTCTGGGTGAAAATTCCTTGATCAAGCCAGGTATAAAGATCTGGCCTGAAAAGCACATTGACATGGGTACGGAAGTATGTACAAACATTGTTTGGGGTTCCAGATATTCAAAAAACCTTTTTGGAAGCAGAGGAATTTCCGGTGAAATCAATGTTGATATTACACCTGAATTTGCATCAAGAATGGCTGCGGCCTACGGTGCTGTATGTAAAAAAGGTTCGGGACTGGCTATAAGCTGTGAGGAAGTAGATGCTTTAAAAATGGTGAAAAACGCCTGCGTTTCAGGTGTGCTTTCAGCAGGTGCGGAAGCCTACGATTTAGGAACGTCCTTGCTGCCTGTTACAAGGTCTGCTATACGCTACTATAATTTAGCCGGTGGAATTCATATCTCCGAAGGAAATAAAAAAGGCAAAATCATAATTGATATTTTAGATAATAAGGGAAGAAATATTTCCAGAAATGAAGAGAGAAAAATTGAAAACTGCTATATAAGGGAAGACTTTACCAGATGCGAGGCAGATGAAATAAAAGCAGTTATTAATGTACCCGATCATAAAGTATTCTATATTCGAAGTATACTAAATCATACAATATCGGAAAACCATGATTTGAAAATTGCCTTAATAGCACCTTCGGGTGATCTGAAGAATATAGTGTCGGCAGTGTTAAACGAGTTGAATTGCCGGTATGAGTTTGTTAATACAAAAGAAGCCCATGATAAACGAAAAAGCCTTTTTTCAGATTTGAAAACACTTTCGCAAGTTGTCAGGCGCGGAGGCTTTGATGTGGGAGTTTATTTTGCAAACTCATATGATAAGATATTTCTTATAGATACAAAGGGCAGAATAATAGCTGATGACTTGTATATGGCACTTATTTCGTACATTCATTTAAAATCAAAAGCTGGCAATAAGGTTATAGTCCCATTAAATGCCAGTACTGTAATTGAAAAAATGGCAGGAGAGAATAAAGAAAGGGTTATAAGAACAAAGACGTCAGCAAAAGAGCTGATGAACAGGATACTTGATGATGAATTTGACGAAAGTATGTTGGATTTCTTTGCTATGAATTTTGACCCTATAGAAGCTTTTATCAGAATAATAGACTATATGGCGCTTAGTAATACAAACCTTGCAAAGATAATGGATTCGATACCCGATTTTCATATCATAAAAAAAGAGGTAAAATGCTCCTGGTCTGCAAAAGGAAAGGTTATTAGGGCTATAATTGAGGAGAATTCAGACAGTGTTGAAACAATTGAAGGAGTTAAAGTAGTGGGTGATAAGGGGTGGGTTCTGGTATTGCCTGATGCAGAAAAGCCTGTTTGTAAGGTAATAGGGGAAGGTTATACTCAGGAATTTGCTCATGAATTAACAGATGTTTTTGTAGATAAAGTAAAGACAATCAGTCAAAACAAGATAACTTGA
- the lepA gene encoding translation elongation factor 4, producing the protein MPSERQKYIRNFCIIAHIDHGKSTLADRLLEKTGVLTSREMQEQVLDNMELERERGITIKAQAVRMVYKAPDGHEYIYNLIDTPGHVDFNYEVSRSLAACEGAILVVDAAQGIEAQTLANVYLALEHNLEIMPVINKIDLPSAQPDVVKKEIEDVIGLDASQAPMVSAKNGLNIEEVLEKIVDMIPCPDSDENAPLRALIFDSFYDSYKGVIVYMRVKEGTVRTGDTIRMMYTKKEFVVTELGYLRPGGLSPAEELKAGDVGYIAASIKNVRDTRVGDTITLADNPAKEPLPGYKKVNSMVFCGIYPADGSKYGDLRDALEKLQLNDAALTFEPESSVALGFGFRCGFLGLLHMEIIQERLEREYNFDLVTTAPSVIYKVTTTNGDVIEIDNPTNLPPVTEIDMMEEPVVKATIMVPTEYVGNIMELSQERRGVYKDMSYIDEGRAMLTYEMPLNEIIYDFFDALKSRTKGYASFDYELIGYRESDLVKLDIMLNGEIVDALSFIVHREKSVTRGRRMTEKLKESIPRQMFEIPIQACIGGKIVARETVKAFRKDVLAKCYGGDITRKRKLLEKQKEGKKRMRQVGSVEVPQEAFMSVLKLD; encoded by the coding sequence ATGCCTAGTGAACGACAGAAATATATAAGAAATTTTTGTATAATAGCACATATAGATCATGGTAAGTCAACCCTGGCAGACAGATTGTTGGAGAAGACGGGGGTTCTGACATCCAGAGAAATGCAGGAACAGGTTCTGGACAATATGGAGCTCGAGAGAGAACGTGGGATAACCATAAAGGCCCAAGCGGTCAGAATGGTATATAAAGCACCTGACGGTCATGAATACATTTATAATTTAATAGATACTCCCGGACATGTTGACTTTAATTATGAGGTGTCAAGAAGCCTTGCTGCTTGCGAAGGTGCCATTCTTGTTGTTGATGCGGCACAGGGCATAGAAGCCCAGACATTGGCAAACGTTTATCTTGCACTGGAGCATAATCTGGAGATAATGCCGGTTATAAATAAAATAGATCTTCCAAGTGCACAACCCGACGTTGTAAAGAAGGAAATAGAGGATGTTATAGGGCTTGATGCTTCGCAAGCACCAATGGTTTCAGCCAAGAACGGGCTAAATATTGAAGAGGTTCTTGAAAAAATAGTTGATATGATTCCGTGTCCCGATTCTGATGAAAATGCACCGCTGCGAGCTTTGATATTTGACTCATTCTATGACAGTTACAAGGGCGTCATAGTTTATATGAGGGTTAAGGAAGGTACTGTCAGAACAGGCGACACCATCAGAATGATGTACACTAAAAAAGAATTTGTTGTCACCGAGTTGGGGTATCTCAGACCCGGGGGACTATCCCCTGCTGAAGAACTCAAGGCCGGTGATGTAGGATATATAGCGGCAAGTATCAAGAATGTAAGGGATACCCGTGTTGGTGATACTATAACTCTTGCTGATAATCCTGCTAAAGAACCGCTTCCGGGATATAAAAAAGTAAATTCCATGGTTTTCTGCGGAATTTACCCTGCTGACGGCTCAAAGTATGGTGATCTTCGTGATGCTTTAGAAAAGCTGCAGCTTAATGATGCTGCACTTACCTTTGAACCTGAGTCATCGGTAGCCCTTGGCTTCGGTTTCAGATGTGGGTTTCTAGGATTGCTTCATATGGAGATAATTCAGGAGAGGCTAGAAAGAGAATACAATTTTGACTTGGTTACAACCGCTCCAAGTGTTATATACAAGGTTACAACCACAAATGGTGATGTTATTGAAATTGATAACCCAACCAATCTACCGCCGGTTACTGAAATTGATATGATGGAGGAGCCTGTGGTAAAAGCAACAATAATGGTACCCACAGAATACGTAGGAAATATCATGGAATTGTCCCAGGAGAGAAGAGGGGTATACAAGGATATGTCCTATATCGATGAGGGTAGGGCTATGCTTACTTATGAAATGCCTCTTAATGAGATAATATATGACTTCTTTGATGCCTTGAAATCAAGAACCAAAGGTTATGCATCCTTTGACTATGAGCTTATAGGCTACAGGGAATCCGACCTTGTTAAGCTTGATATAATGCTAAACGGTGAAATAGTTGATGCCTTGTCCTTTATAGTACACCGTGAAAAATCAGTTACAAGAGGCAGAAGAATGACGGAAAAGCTAAAGGAATCAATACCGAGACAGATGTTTGAAATACCTATTCAGGCATGTATAGGAGGAAAGATAGTAGCACGTGAAACTGTTAAGGCATTCAGAAAAGACGTATTGGCAAAATGTTACGGTGGTGACATAACCAGAAAGAGAAAACTCCTTGAAAAGCAGAAGGAAGGAAAGAAACGTATGCGTCAGGTCGGCTCTGTAGAAGTCCCACAGGAAGCTTTTATGAGCGTTCTGAAGCTTGATTAA
- the thpR gene encoding RNA 2',3'-cyclic phosphodiesterase: MRVFFAIEFDEIIKDYLFEIQHEVRSHCISGNFSFKENFHLTLRFIGEQNMQQVENLKQVLKDSARISEFELRLDKLGNFRKGNRSIIWVGLKKSLQLQQLYNNMENSLSQNGYQKEERSYNPHITLAREVKMGDFGSLAEKTEIEKLTVKVKSISLMESKRINDKLAYVPLERAELQHDL, encoded by the coding sequence ATGAGAGTATTTTTCGCTATTGAGTTTGACGAAATTATAAAGGATTATTTATTTGAAATTCAGCATGAAGTCAGATCCCATTGTATCTCCGGTAATTTTTCCTTTAAAGAAAATTTTCATCTTACTCTAAGATTTATAGGTGAACAGAATATGCAGCAGGTTGAAAATCTAAAGCAGGTATTAAAAGATTCAGCCAGAATTTCTGAATTTGAGCTCAGACTGGACAAACTGGGAAATTTCAGGAAAGGAAACAGGAGTATAATATGGGTTGGCTTGAAAAAGAGTTTACAACTTCAACAGCTTTACAATAATATGGAAAATAGCCTGTCTCAAAACGGATATCAAAAAGAGGAAAGAAGCTATAATCCTCACATAACTCTGGCAAGGGAAGTCAAAATGGGGGATTTTGGATCACTGGCAGAAAAAACAGAAATTGAGAAGCTTACTGTCAAAGTGAAGTCAATATCCCTCATGGAAAGCAAGCGTATTAATGATAAGCTTGCATATGTTCCCCTTGAAAGGGCTGAACTCCAACATGATTTGTAG